Proteins encoded in a region of the Planococcus shixiaomingii genome:
- a CDS encoding YqgQ family protein: MKTLYDVMQLLKNFGTIIYTGDRQADLDLMEEEIKELYKQQFISAKEFSTALLILRQRRNEK; the protein is encoded by the coding sequence ATGAAAACCCTCTATGACGTAATGCAGCTGTTGAAAAATTTCGGGACAATCATTTATACAGGAGACCGCCAAGCGGATCTTGATTTAATGGAAGAAGAAATCAAAGAGCTCTATAAGCAGCAATTCATTTCGGCAAAAGAATTTTCCACGGCCTTGTTGATTTTGCGCCAAAGAAGAAACGAAAAATGA
- the phoU gene encoding phosphate signaling complex protein PhoU, translated as MAVREKFDLELSEAQNLLIELSTMAISALDKSIDALIDHDIDAALEVIEDDADINMLEEEINDRVILIIAKQSPVATDLRRLVVLIKIASDLERIGDYAVNIAKETIRLGKEELITPIELIKQMRLLATAMLRQVIEAFIEEDVVKGKEIAELDDQVDELYGEAIRRLMKTGSDNPDKLSQITQLAFIARYMERSADHATNIAEQLFYLVRGKHYNLND; from the coding sequence ATGGCAGTGCGTGAAAAATTTGATTTAGAATTGAGCGAGGCGCAAAATCTGTTGATTGAGTTAAGCACGATGGCAATCAGCGCGTTGGATAAATCGATTGACGCGTTGATCGATCACGACATCGATGCGGCCCTTGAAGTAATTGAAGATGACGCCGACATCAATATGCTTGAAGAAGAAATTAATGACCGCGTTATTTTGATCATAGCGAAACAATCTCCTGTAGCTACCGATTTAAGAAGATTGGTCGTCTTGATTAAAATCGCTTCAGATTTGGAACGGATTGGCGATTACGCAGTTAATATTGCGAAAGAAACCATTCGCCTAGGTAAAGAAGAACTGATTACACCGATTGAATTGATCAAGCAGATGCGCTTGTTGGCCACTGCAATGCTGCGCCAAGTAATTGAAGCGTTCATCGAAGAAGACGTGGTAAAAGGAAAAGAAATTGCGGAACTGGATGATCAGGTGGACGAATTATATGGTGAGGCCATCCGCAGGCTGATGAAGACCGGGTCAGACAATCCGGACAAATTGAGTCAAATCACGCAACTGGCATTCATCGCCCGCTATATGGAACGCTCGGCAGACCACGCAACCAATATCGCAGAACAATTGTTTTATTTGGTCCGAGGCAAGCATTATAATTTAAATGACTAA
- the pstA gene encoding phosphate ABC transporter permease PstA: MRYIEHEKVVKRMNGRLITNMLFKGIFMAATALAILVLVILGYRLITQGAGHISMDFLTNFSSRFPEKAGIKAALIGSLWLMAVVAPTSIILGVGSAIYLEEYAKKNKITAFIRINIANLAGVPSIVFGLLGLTIFVRALALGNSILAAGFTMSLLILPVIIVASQEAIRSVPNELRAASLGMGATKWQTIVKIILPAAIPGILTGSILALSRAVGETAPLIVIGIPVIIQFLPTGVLDTFTALPMQIYDWSSRPQQEFQVVAAAGIIILMIFLLLMNSVAVIIRNKFHKRY, encoded by the coding sequence ATGCGCTATATCGAACACGAAAAAGTTGTGAAACGCATGAACGGCCGATTGATAACGAATATGCTTTTCAAAGGTATTTTTATGGCAGCTACTGCGCTCGCGATTCTGGTGCTTGTGATTTTGGGCTATAGGCTCATTACGCAAGGAGCAGGCCATATATCTATGGATTTCCTGACAAACTTCTCTTCACGTTTCCCAGAAAAAGCAGGCATTAAAGCAGCCCTGATCGGTTCATTATGGCTGATGGCGGTCGTCGCCCCAACTTCCATCATACTCGGAGTCGGATCAGCGATTTATTTGGAAGAATACGCAAAGAAAAATAAAATTACGGCATTTATCCGAATCAACATTGCAAACTTGGCGGGTGTGCCATCCATTGTTTTTGGTTTGCTCGGTTTGACAATTTTCGTCCGCGCACTAGCGCTTGGAAATAGCATCCTTGCTGCCGGTTTTACAATGAGTTTGTTGATTTTGCCGGTCATTATTGTGGCATCCCAAGAGGCAATCCGCTCGGTTCCGAACGAACTGCGGGCAGCCTCGCTGGGAATGGGCGCTACAAAATGGCAGACTATCGTGAAAATTATTTTGCCAGCTGCAATACCGGGAATCTTGACGGGAAGCATTTTGGCCCTTTCACGCGCCGTTGGCGAAACAGCACCGCTTATCGTCATCGGAATTCCAGTTATTATTCAGTTTTTGCCGACAGGTGTCCTGGATACATTCACCGCTTTGCCGATGCAGATATACGATTGGAGTAGCCGTCCACAACAGGAATTCCAAGTGGTTGCTGCGGCCGGAATCATCATCTTGATGATTTTCTTGTTGCTGATGAATTCCGTTGCGGTTATCATCCGAAATAAATTTCATAAGCGTTATTAA
- a CDS encoding 5-formyltetrahydrofolate cyclo-ligase yields MEKVQQRNEVLTQLKEMNEHTYQEKSRTILSRLMEDPAFEAAGTIGVTIAAFPEVDTIPLIEFCWENGKQVAVPKCNPSTYTMDFYVIENFNQLETVYMKLKEPIVTETIHASPEQIDLMIVPGVVFSRSGYRIGFGGGYYDRYLTSFPGVTRSLAFDLQIADSVPIEVHDIPVAGIHTESGFIETGR; encoded by the coding sequence ATGGAAAAAGTTCAGCAGCGAAACGAAGTCTTGACTCAACTAAAAGAAATGAATGAACATACATATCAGGAAAAATCGCGGACGATCCTCAGCCGCTTGATGGAAGACCCGGCATTTGAAGCGGCTGGGACAATCGGCGTAACCATTGCGGCATTTCCCGAAGTCGACACCATCCCGCTCATCGAATTTTGCTGGGAAAACGGCAAGCAAGTAGCGGTACCTAAATGCAATCCGTCAACATACACGATGGACTTTTATGTGATAGAAAATTTCAACCAACTTGAAACCGTATACATGAAGCTAAAGGAACCTATAGTAACAGAAACCATCCATGCCAGCCCCGAGCAAATCGATTTAATGATTGTGCCGGGAGTAGTGTTTTCGCGTTCAGGCTACCGCATCGGGTTTGGAGGCGGTTATTACGACCGCTACTTAACCAGCTTTCCGGGCGTGACGCGATCTTTGGCATTTGATCTGCAAATTGCCGATTCAGTGCCAATTGAAGTTCATGACATACCTGTTGCGGGTATACATACAGAAAGCGGATTTATTGAAACAGGAAGGTGA
- the pstB gene encoding phosphate ABC transporter ATP-binding protein PstB, with protein sequence MTTTIKVDKKKSVAPIAQIEKVPVYQTKELNLWYGEKHALKNIDLDINENEVTAIIGPSGCGKSTYIKTLNRMVELVPSVKTSGKILYRERNIFDANYQVEELRTRVGMVFQKPNPFPKSIYDNIAYGPRIHGIKNKKILDEIVEKSLRGAAIWDEVKDRLNENAYSVSGGQQQRVCIARALAIEPDVILMDEPTSALDPISTLKVEELVQELKENYSIIIVTHNMQQAARISDKTAFFLNGEVVEFDETDAIFSNPSDKRTEDYISGRFG encoded by the coding sequence ATGACTACAACAATAAAAGTGGATAAGAAAAAATCCGTAGCTCCTATAGCACAAATTGAAAAAGTGCCGGTTTACCAAACGAAGGAATTGAATCTTTGGTACGGTGAGAAACATGCTTTGAAAAATATTGATTTGGACATAAATGAAAATGAAGTAACGGCAATTATCGGGCCATCAGGATGCGGTAAATCCACATATATTAAAACATTGAATCGCATGGTTGAATTGGTGCCATCTGTAAAGACTTCCGGGAAAATCCTTTATCGGGAACGCAATATATTCGATGCAAATTATCAAGTGGAAGAATTGCGGACGCGTGTCGGCATGGTTTTCCAAAAACCGAATCCATTCCCGAAATCCATCTATGACAATATTGCATATGGACCGCGTATCCACGGTATCAAAAACAAAAAAATTCTTGATGAAATCGTCGAGAAAAGTTTGCGCGGTGCAGCAATATGGGACGAAGTGAAAGATCGGTTGAACGAGAATGCCTACAGCGTTTCTGGCGGACAGCAGCAGCGCGTCTGCATCGCGAGAGCTCTTGCGATCGAACCGGATGTTATCTTAATGGATGAGCCGACTTCAGCACTGGATCCAATTTCTACATTAAAAGTAGAAGAGCTAGTGCAAGAGTTGAAAGAAAACTACAGCATTATCATCGTGACGCACAACATGCAGCAAGCAGCCCGGATTTCTGACAAAACCGCATTTTTCCTGAACGGCGAAGTGGTTGAGTTTGACGAAACCGATGCAATTTTCTCTAATCCATCCGATAAGCGGACGGAAGATTACATTTCAGGACGATTCGGATAA
- the rpmG gene encoding 50S ribosomal protein L33 has protein sequence MRVNITLACTECNERNYSTVKNKRNNPERLEMKKYCSREQKMTLHRETK, from the coding sequence ATGCGTGTTAACATCACTTTAGCTTGTACAGAATGTAATGAACGCAATTACAGCACTGTTAAAAATAAGCGCAACAACCCTGAGCGTCTTGAAATGAAAAAATATTGCTCACGTGAACAGAAAATGACTTTACACCGTGAAACGAAGTAA